The Streptomyces sp. NBC_00775 genome includes the window GTCGGGATCTCGCGCGCAACGGGCCGGGTTCCATCGACGTCATCGAGATCGACGCCGCCTCGCACGGTGGTGTCGATGACGCTCGTGACCTGCGAGAAAAGGCCTTCTTCGGGCCCGCCAGCAGTCGGTACAAGATCTACATCATCGACGAGGCCCACATGGTCACCCCGGCGGGCTTCAACGCCCTGCTGAAGGTGGTCGAGGAGCCGCCCGAGCATCTCAAGTTCATCTTCGCCACGACCGAGCCCGAGAAGGTCATCGGGACGATCAGGTCGCGGACCCACCATTACCCGTTCCGGCTCGTGCCGCCCGGAACCCTGCGGGGCTACCTCGGCGAGGTCTGCGGACGCGAGGGCATCCCCGTCGAGGACGGGGTGCTGCCGCTGGTCGTACGGGCCGGTGCGGGGTCCGTGCGTGACTCCATGTCCGTCATGGACCAGCTGCTCGCGGGCGCGGGCGACGCCGGTGTGACGTATGCCATGGCGACCTCGCTGCTCGGGTACACGGACGCGTCGATGCTGGACTCGGTGGTCGAGGCGTTCGCCGCGGGGGACGGCGCCGCGGCCTTCGAGATCGTGGACCGGGTGATCGAGGGCGGCAATGACCCTCGGAGGTTCGTCGCCGATCTGCTGGAGCGGTTGCGGGATCTGGTGATTCTGTCGGCCGTGCCCGATGCCGCCGAGAAGGGGCTCATCGATGCCCCGTCCGATGTCGTGGAGCGCATGCAGGCCCAGGCCGGAGTCTTCGGCGCCGCCGAGCTGAGCCGCGCCGCCGACCTCGTCAACGAGGGGCTGACGGAGATGCGCGGCGCCACCTCGCCCCGGCTCCAGCTCGAACTCATCTGCGCGCGCGTGATGCTGCCCGCCGCGTACGGGGACGAGCGGTCCGTCATGGCCCGGCTGGACCGCATCGAGCGCGGTGTGAACTTCTCCGGCGGCGGTGGCGCACCCGTCATGGGGTACGTGCCCGGGCCCGAGGTACACGGCGCGGCGCCGGTCGCTTCGGTTCCGGGGGCTCCGCCGGTTCCGCCCGGGGGCGGGGCCGCCGCGGCCCGGGCCGCGGCGCGCGGGGCCGGTCCTGGGCCTGGCGGGGCCACCCCGCAGAGCGTCGAGCCGGCCGTGCCCGTGGCTTCCGTGGCTC containing:
- a CDS encoding DNA polymerase III subunit gamma and tau is translated as MSSLALYRRYRPESFAEVIGQEHVTDPLQQALRNNRVNHAYLFSGPRGCGKTTSARILARCLNCEQGPTPTPCGECQSCRDLARNGPGSIDVIEIDAASHGGVDDARDLREKAFFGPASSRYKIYIIDEAHMVTPAGFNALLKVVEEPPEHLKFIFATTEPEKVIGTIRSRTHHYPFRLVPPGTLRGYLGEVCGREGIPVEDGVLPLVVRAGAGSVRDSMSVMDQLLAGAGDAGVTYAMATSLLGYTDASMLDSVVEAFAAGDGAAAFEIVDRVIEGGNDPRRFVADLLERLRDLVILSAVPDAAEKGLIDAPSDVVERMQAQAGVFGAAELSRAADLVNEGLTEMRGATSPRLQLELICARVMLPAAYGDERSVMARLDRIERGVNFSGGGGAPVMGYVPGPEVHGAAPVASVPGAPPVPPGGGAAAARAAARGAGPGPGGATPQSVEPAVPVASVAPSAPAASAPPAAPAAPPVAAQPQAPAAAPPAAAPPAPAPGAWPTATAAGSGRRPGGWPTATPAGGGQPPAATPSAPAPSPAAATPAPVAASPAAPAAPASGGIDFTTLWPNVLEAVKNRRRFTWILLSQNAQVTGFDGTTLQIGFVNAGARDNFASSGSEEVLRQALAEQFNLQWRIEAIVDASGGSAPPPPAGSGYGGGGYGGAPAAARPAPQQPPAPAARPAAPQGSPSAGHAPTGPAPTPTRPPAPEPPPVAPEDDIPEDDDPDLDESALSGHDLIVRELGATVMEEFSNE